The Ranitomeya variabilis isolate aRanVar5 chromosome 7, aRanVar5.hap1, whole genome shotgun sequence genome includes a window with the following:
- the LOC143785736 gene encoding uncharacterized protein LOC143785736, which translates to MSLQNMTGLFYPSQTLGGPHIDLEDIITSQNVISRVMHSYLGMLVPLGLLAGVFCVAILIRNKVKHQALDNLDLHLLALVVTDITIVFYSFTSKTRPDYLEISNLSCGVLSCFFNASYFFSQYLLILMFLVFVILDDPTTSQSHLRYVFLTLMLSIITSVVNVSLLGTYDNLQNITYCQLDPLNARPEYDFTKFIAGFGVPSLVLLIFGILIIIRAREVEMSEKLRAHVVVFCHIPIMFICRLFYNIMLIRRTGLKINGFYMSPREELVLNIAELAVFSGSCIRLIFTLVLHKPCWDGLKKCVQFLVNKCRRKETSNSVI; encoded by the coding sequence ATGAGTCTTCAAAACATGACTGGTCTTTTTTACCCCAGTCAAACTCTGGGGGGCCCTCACATAGACCTAGAAGATATAATTACTTCTCAGAATGTCATCTCAAGGGTCATGCACAGCTACCTTGGTATGCTAGTACCGCTTGGGTTACTGGCTGGCGTCTTCTGCGTGGCCATATTAATCAGGAACAAGGTGAAGCATCAAGCACTGGATAATCTGGACTTACATCTTCTAGCGTTGGTGGTTACAGACATTACAATCGTCTTCTACTCTTTCACGTCAAAGACGAGACCAGACTATCTGGAAATTTCCAATTTGAGTTGTGGTGTCTTGTCATGTTTCTTCAACGCGAGTTATTTCTTCTCTCAGTATCTGCTGATTTTAATGTTCCTCGTCTTTGTCATCCTGGATGACCCTACAACATCTCAAAGCCATCTGAGATACGTCTTTCTCACCTTGATGTTGTCGATAATAACGTCTGTAGTTAACGTGTCACTGTTGGGTACCTATGATAATCTTCAGAATATAACATATTGCCAGCTGGATCCATTAAATGCTAGGCCTGAATACGACTTCACAAAGTTCATTGCTGGATTTGGTGTCCCATCTTTGGTTCTTCTGATTTTCGGCATTTTAATCATTATTCGAGCCAGAGAAGTGGAAATGTCCGAGAAGCTCAGGGCCCACGTGGTCGTTTTCTGTCACATCCCGATTATGTTTATATGTCGACTGTTCTACAACATCATGCTCATCAGGAGGACGGGTTTAAAGATTAATGGATTCTACATGTCTCCGAGAGAGGAGCTGGTGCTGAACATAGCAGAACTGGCAGTATTCAGCGGGAGCTGCATCAGACTTATATTCACGCTTGTCCTACATAAACCATGTTGGGATGGTCTCAAGAAATGTGTACAATTCTTAGTCAATAAGTGTAGAAGAAAGGAAACATCCAACAGTGTAATCTAG